CGAACATTCTCGCGCTGTCCGCCAATTACTTCCTTTCCAAGCGCACTGCTCTGTATGCGGAAGTCGACACATATCGACTGAGAGGCGGCGCTGCTCGAGATCAAGTGTATTACTGGACGGGAACCGACAATCCAAACATGACGTCCCTAAACCAGTACACAGCGTTGATCGGTCTGACTCATCATTTCTAAGGATTGCCTATCATGCATCTCGCCAAACGTCTCGCTTCAACAATCTCTCGCGCGACCGCCGTGATCGCGCTGGTTGCTACCACCGCCACCTCCGCACATGCAGCTGCGGCCAACGCAAAGGTCATCCTGCTGGGCGCTGACGACGTCTGTGCCTATTGCGCAGCCTACAACACCGCTGCGCGGCAATACGCTACGGAGAAAGGGATCGATCTGAAGATCGTCACCAACAAATTCGATGCAGCTCAGCAAGCCGCGCAGGTCGACCAGGCAATCGCGCAGAAGCCGGCCGCGATCTTGCTGTGGGCGATCGATGGCACAGCGCTGCTTCCGTCGATGCACAAGATCCAGCGTGCCGGCATTCCACTCTTGTTGACGAACGTCCTTCCCGATCAAAAATATAACAGTCTGTGGGCCGGATACAGCGGTGTGAACGACGAGGCCCTGGCCCGCGCTGGAGCGCATCTGCTGGTCGACGGATTCAAGGCAAAGGGACTGGGTACCACAGGCGAGATCATCGAACTTACGGGATACGTGGGGCAGGCGCAAGTCATTGCGCGCCAGCACGGCTTTGAGGACGAGTTAGCCAAAATTGCACCGGGAATCAAGATCGTCGGCGTACAACCGGGCAATTGGGATCAAGGTACCGCGACCACCGCTGCGGCAGGGCTGTTCACCAAGTTCGGCGCAAACATCAAAGGGGTGTACGCGCAGGAAGACGCCATGGCCGCCGGTGCGATTGTCGCAGCGGAGCGCGCGGGCCTGGCACCCGCAAAGATGGCCATTGTGGGTTCGGGATGCGAGCCCGTCGGAGTCGAACTGCTCAAGTCGGGCAAGCTCTACGGCACTGTTCTCCAGTCGCCCATGGACGAAGCGCACTATGCGATCGATGGCGTCGTTGACCTGCTCAACGGAAAAGCGCCCGACAAGCTGCGATACGTCCCGCATCCGGCGGTAACGGGAAAAGAGAGTGTCGATAGCGTTTGCAAGTCTTGGCCCAAATCCTCCAGCTGAGCCGAGTGCGGCGACTTTTTACCATTTTGTGCCATGGGTGTACAAAACCGCGCCCATGGTCTTCTGCTTGGCAGGCAATATCATGACCGATTCCATACTCGTCGCGCACGATCTCAGCAAACGCTACGGCGGCGTGCAAGCACTTCGCAGTGTCGGCTTCGAACTCAGACGTCAGGAAATCCATGGGCTGTGCGGCGAAAACGGCGCAGGCAAGAGCACCATCGTCAAGATCCTCGGCGGATTTGTCAAACCCGACACCGGAACCGTCACGGTCGACGGAGTATCGATCGCGCTTGGTGAACGTGTTGACCCGCGCCTTATCTCCATCGTCCACCAGGAACTATCAATCGTCCCTCACTTGTCCGTCTCCGAGAACGTCATGCTCGGAGCACCGGAAGTGGGAGCCATCTATTTGCGCAGCCGCTTCGATGCGATCGTGCGCAAGCACCTCGACGCGGTCGGCTTGTCACACATCGATCCCTCGAAGCCTGCCTCTACCCTCAGCCTGGCAGAGCGTCAACTCGTCGAAATCGCACGCGGGGTCGCGCGGGGTGCGAAGGTACTGTTGCTCGATGAACCCACTGCAACCCTATCAGATGCGGAAATTAGCCGCGTGTTCAGCGTCCTCCGCACTCTGAGGGATGCAGGCACGTCACTAGTCATCATAAGCCACCGGCTTGACGAAATCTTCGCCCTCACCGATCGCGTCACGGTGTTCCGGAGCGGCCAGCACGTCTGGACGCGTCGGACCGACGAGCTCACAAACGATGAACTGGTTCGCGCCATGATCGGCCGCGATCTTGTGCGCGGAGACCACGCCACATCCAGAGTGCCGCGCGACTCCGGGACACTGCGCATCCGGACAAGGAATCACGCGTTGGCGGCTCGATTCAAGGCCTTTGATCTGGCATTTGCCCCTGGGGAAATCGTGGCCGTCGTTGGGCAATTAGGATCTGGAGCGGACGCATTCATCGAAACGCTGGCAGGATTGCACCCAGCATATACCGGGCACATCGAACTCGACGGAAAAGCTGTGCTATTGCATAGCATCGAAGCCGCGCACGCGGAGGGCATCGCCTACGTTCCGGAGGATCGTGCCGGAAAAGGCGTCTTTCTGGACGCGCCGATCGGCATCAATCTTACCTCCCATATTCTTCCCCAAGTGAGCACGCGAGGCTGGATCTCTTCTCCGGTAGAACACGACCGTGCGTCGTCCCTCGCCGGCGAATTCCAGATCGACCCCAGCAGACTACCTCACGACGTTTCGACGCTAAGCGGTGGAAATCAGCAGAAGGTCGCAATTGCAAAGGCTGTTAGCACGAAACCACGGCTACTGCTGCTAAACGAACCAACGCGCGGCGTCGATATCGGCGCTCGCGCCGAGATCTATACGCGCATTCGAAAACTCACTGAAGGAGGCATGACGGTGATCTTTTATTCGACGGACCTCGAGGAGATTATGGAGGTTGCAGAACGAATCGTAACTGTCTACCGGGGGAGCATCGTTCGATTTTGGGAGCGAGAAACCGCGACCAATGACGACATCCTGCACGACATTCTGCATGGCAGTGGTATCCTGGAGGCAGTATGAAGATGGTGATTTCTTCGACCCCCAACGCATCCAAAACGAACCAGTCGCAATTCCGCATCTGGTTACGCAACGAATTCAGCCCGAATCGTGTGCAGGCAACGACGGTCCGGCTGCTTTGTTTGATCGTGTTCGCCGGAGCGGGAATGGTTGTCCCGCACTTTGCTTCAACTGCCAACCTCTCTTCGATCGTCTACTCAACTGCGGCGATCGGCACTGCGGCAATCGGTCTTGCGGCCGTTACGCTTTGCGGCGAGCTATTTCTCCTCTCCACCGGCGCGACGGCTGCGTTTGCAGCAATCGTGTTCGTGTCTGCGCTTGGATTTGGCTCGGTCGCAGCATGCGTTGCCGCCGTGGCGGTCGGGCTAACCATCGGCTTTCTTCAAGGGCTAGCGGTCGGACTGCTGCGTTGCAATCCGATCATCGCATCGATCGCAGCGGCATCAGTGATTACGGGAGTGGCGTCGTTGCTCACGGGCGGAAGGACGATCATCGGCGAGGGCGACGTATCATGGCTTGGGCTGGGTGTGTTGTTTCCGGGGCTACCTCATCAAGGGCTGCTTCTGGTTGTCGCGGCGCTTGTGCTTGAGATCGTTATGCAACGTACCCGATTCGGCCGTGAATTGCGGCTCGTCGGCATCAATCGCGTTGCCGCGCGTATTGCAGGTCTGAGAACCCGGCTCACTGCACTTGTCAGCTGCACCTTGGCCGGTGGTACTGCGGCGATGGCCGGCGTTCTCGTCGCATCACAGTCTGGGACAGCAAATCTGCTGATCGGCACCGATTTAACCTTTAGCGCGATCGCCGCGGTGCTCGTTGGAGGAATCGGTATTGCCGGGGGACGGGGAAGGATTTCGGACGCCGCATTCGGCGCCCTCTTCCTCGCGATAATCGGGAACCTGTTGCTCGTCAACAACCTGCCCTACGAAGCGCAACTTGCGGTCAAAGGTGCAGCGGTCCTCATCTCGGTCGCGATCGGCAGCGTCCTCAGCGGAAAGCGCCGCTAATCCTCTCTAGACAGGCAAACACCATGAACATACTCATACAGCGTGCCCCGTGGCGCCTCTTTTTGCCAATCGCTCTTCTGCTTATCTTCTCGATCAGCAATCGCGATTTCGTGTCGCTCGGTAATGTTTACGCCCTGCTGCAGTCGTTCGCACTTCTGGGCCTCGTAACGCTGGGTCTTTCACTAACAATGGTTGCCGGAGAGTTCGACCTGAGCGTCGGTTCCATCTCCGCGGTGGCCGGCCTCGTTCTCGTAAAATGCGGAGAGTCTCACCCGATTCTTGGCATCGCGGCGGCCCTCGCAGCCGGAATCGCGATTGGCCTTGCAAACGGCGGTCTCACGCGCACGTTGCGGGTATCTTCCCTCGTCACTACTCTCGGCTCGATGATCCTCCTCAATGGCGTCGCTGTCTGGCTCGAGGGTGGCCAGGTGTTGGCCTACAACAATTTCGAGGAGGCCGATCTGCTGGACTCAGCAATCGCCGGCATTCTCTCGACACGCAGTCTGATCACACTCGGGGTCTTCACTCTGACGGGAGGAATGCTGGCATTCACGCGGGTCGGCCGCGACATCCGGGCAGCAGGCAGTAACCGGAGAGCCGCCGAAATGGCCGGTGCAAACGTATCGCTTGCCCTTTACGTTGCGTTCGCCTTGTCGGGCGCCCTTGCCGCACTGACGGGTGCCTTGACTTCGATCAGCCTGTCAACGGCATCTTCGCGATTTGGCACAGACCTCGTACTCCAGGCTGCAACTGCTGCAATTGTCGGAGGCGTTACGCTCAGTGGCGGGGTCGGTTCACCAACGGGAATTGCCTTGGGTGCACTGACGTTTGCGATATTGAACAATGGTTTAAGTTTGCTCGGCGTCCCTTCAGCGACCATTCTCCTTCTGAATGGTGGGTTGCTGTTCATTGTTCTTGTCTCCAACGGCCGGCAGATATTCCCGCGGCTAGCCCTCCGGCACTAGATCATCACGAAACTGGACGGCGGGTAAGTCGATGGACGCCCGCCTGCTGAGCGCTGGAGCCTGACGATACCGTACACATCGCGGCACATCGCGCGGTGCATCCTTTCCATGGACCACACCCAACGACATCAGTGGCAGTGACCACATCTGGTTCAATACGGTAGCAACAACCCGTCGCTCCAATTCACTCATCACTCGGAAGGCATATGGACAAAAAAGAGACGGTAGACACTGATGTCTACCGTCTCTTTTTGCCAAATGTCACACTCAACGAGCACATCGCCCCGTTACATCGTGAGCAATCGCGCGCCGCGAGCGGTCTCCGTTAAGATCCGCCAGACTTCATGCCTGATTTATATCGCGGTTGCAACGCTTGCGACAGACTGGAGTTTCTCAATCTTTCCACTGCCGGAACGGCGGATAAAATCTGCCGCTCGCTCGGCTATCATGATAGTCGCGGCTGCGGTGTTTCCGCGAACCACCTTCGGCATTACTGATGCATCTGCTACGCGCAATCCTTCAATGCCCCGCACGTTCAGTTGAAGATCAACAACAGCATCGTTCGTGACGCCCATCGCGCACGTTCCGGCTGCGTGCAGACCGGTGGAGCTTCGTGCGCGAATATACTCCTCGATATCCTTGGTTTCGTCCGAAACAGCGGCCCCCGGCAGCTGTTCTGATTTCAGATATTTCGCCAGCGACGGCGCGCGCATTATATGTCGTGCCAGACGGACGCCTTCCACCTGGTTTCTCATTTCCTGCTCATGGGCAAAAAAGTTTCCAAGTACTCGTGGTGGTTGCTCCGCATCTCGGGTCCGCAGACGAACTTCCCCCTTCGAATGGCAGGTCAGGCATAACGGTGCAAGCGAAAAACAGTGCACGTCCTGAGGCAGCGGGTCTCCCCAACCCGCAGAAGAGACAGCGAGCGCGTTCAAATTGATCTCGGGCCTTCCGTCGCCGTCAATGTCAAAATATCCGCCACATTCGACTACGGTCGAGGCCAGTGCGCCAGTTCGGAACATTAACCACTGGAAACCGTTGCGCGCCGCATTCCACCCTCTGTCCTGCCCCATCAGACTAACAGGCTCTTTCAAGATCGCGTCGACGGGTGTGATCAGGTGATCCTGATAGTTCGCCCCGACCCCCGGCAAGTCTGCCTCAACCTTGATACCTAGTTCAGCGAGATGCGCAGCAGGCCCAATGCCCGAGAGCATGAGGATCTTGGGGCTCATGAAGGCCCCCGCGCAGAGTATCACCTCGTTTCGAGCCGAAACCCTGTGTTCGCCAGAACGCGTCCTGACGGCCACACCCACCGCTCGACGATTTTCCACGATGATTCGGGTCACCATAGCGTCCGTCTGCACAGCCAGATTTTTTTGCTTGCGGTCCAGGTACGCTCGCGCGGTGCTAACGCGCTCTCCTCTGTACGTGAACGATTGATAAAAGCCTGCCCCTTCCTGCATACCGCCGTTGAAATCCGGATTGAACGGAATCGGTCGGCCGTCACGATAGCCCGCTTCCTGCGCAGCCCGGACAAACGCATTAGAAAGTTCGTGACGGTGATCGGCGTCGGATATCGTTAGCGGGCCGTCTACCCCGTGAAACGGCAGGGAATAGCGTGCATTGCTTTCGGACATCCGGAAGTACGGCAATACATCCTCATAGCCCCATCCGGAGCACCCCATGTTTCGCCAGTCTTCGAAGTCTTCCTTCTGACCGCGCATGTAGACCATCGCGTTGATAGAGAGCCCCCCGCCCAACACGCGTCCCTGAAGAAACGGATACGTCCGACCGCCGCAGGCAGGTTCAGGCTCCCCTGCATATGTGAACGTACGCTTCGTTCCATGTAGCTTAAAGAATCCACCCGGAGCTCTGATGAATATGGACCTGTCATGAGGCCCCTCTTCAAGCAGTAACACCCGCTTGGTTGGGTCTTCACTGAGCCGGCCCGCAACGACGCACCCGGCCGCACCACCGCCAACCACGATGTAGTCAAACACTTCATTGTTCATACATGTCCTCGCAGCTATCGACAGAATCGTCAAAAAGCGCTGTCGAGAATCGCGTCCAGCCGCCGTATCCGCCACTCGCCATCGGTCTCCTTGACGGCTTCAATGAGGTAGCGGCCAGCCGTCGCGACACGCGTCTCGCCATCCTTTGAGGCGAGAACGACGATGTAGATCGAGAGCTTCGCAGTTGTGGGTGTTTGCTCTTCGAACCGCCCGGTACTGATGATGTGGCGACGTTGATCCGTCTGAGATCTGCGGATTCCAGAGAGGACAGCGACGATTTCGGCACGCCCGACTACAGGGCCCCATCCGATATCGGTATGCGTTACCGTGCCGCCAGTAGTTGCGTCTTCTGTGAAGGCATCGGCGAGCATGTCGAAATCGCCTTCGTCGTAGCCCCAGCAATACTTTGCAAGTGCATCGAGGATAAGCGCACGATCGTCGGCGTTGATATAGCGTGCCACGGTTGTCTCCTTTGGCCTGTCAATTTTGACCCTTCGAAAAATCGCTCGTTTTCGTGATCAGGCGCGGCCTGTCTCGAAGAATCGACCGGGCAACGTGGCCCTGCATCGATGGATCGAGACGGCAGCCCGCGCCCTGCACGGCGCAGCGACATTAGATGGCCACCGTACGCCAAAAGATTTCAATTGACAGTGTCTCGCGTGCCATCCGATCGACCGGGCGCGCCAACCGTGACAGTTCTGGTGGGGAGTCAGTTAACGTAATCTGAGTACCGTGGGCAGATCAGCATGTGGCGTGCATACGGCAACCCTCACCTCAGTCCCAAACTCTTGGTGAGGATGACGGCGACTAGCAATACGTAATGTGATGGCGTAGCCCTGCTGTTCATAATTGCCACTAGCAGGGCGAAGAATGATCGACGATCAGTACCCGTACTCATCAAGGAGACTTCACACACCCGACTGGCGCCCCAACTCGCCGACCGACTGCGCAAGAACAGGCGTAAAGAGAATTCTCACTCTCGATCCAGGCCGACGAGCAACTCGTCGATAGCCTTATACAACCGGTCGACGACGGGCGCACCGACGTCACGCTCCAGCACCCGATACTCGGCCTCAAGATCCGCTGACAATGTCAGTACCAACTGCGTGCTTTTCTCCGTCAGTGAAACCAGAATGCGGCGCTGATCATCCGCAAACCGTTCTTTCACAACAAGGTCTTGCGCCTCCATCCGCGCAAGAACGCCCGCCATACTGGGACTCGAGATCGTGCATAAGTCGGAAATCTGCCGTGGCTCCAACGGCCCGCACTCGTCGAGCGCGCGGATTACGCGCCACTGCTGCTCGGTCAGTCCATATGCACTTATCAAAGGACGGAAGCGTTCCATCATCTTTTCTCTGGCCCGCAACAGCAGCATCGGAAGGTTGCGGTGCAAAAGTTGATCAGCAGACGTATTTCGCATGGTGTATTGATCGTTCGTGCTCGGTCATGGGGGAAACCCCGCCACAAAATCCCGTTGACCGTCCATCGTAACAGGAGCACAATCACTAACATCTTAGTGTTTTTCGACCAAGGCCCATGTTCGTCGTAAATGACCATCTGATCCATCTCGAAGAGGAGCCCATGCCTCGCGATATGGATGTGCGGCGCGTCCGTGAACTGCTGGCGCAAGTTAAAACCTGCCGAACCCCCGTCGACGGTACGGTCTACGGCACACTGTTGAACGACCGTGCCGCGCTCGATGCGTTGGGCGGCGCGGTGAACGCGCCCCCGTACAAGGCGCCGCCACAAGCCCCTGTGCTGTACGTCAAGCCGCGCAACACACTCGCAGGGCATGGCACAGAAATCGTTGTGCCAGACGGCGTCGAAGGCGTACAGATAGGCGGTTCACTGGGCATCGTCATCGGACGCACGGCGTGCCGCGTGAACGTCGACGAGGCACTGGACTTCGTCGCGGGTTACACCGTCGTCGCGGATCTCTGCGTGCCACACGAAAGCGTCTATCGGCCGTCGGTCCGCTTTCGCGCACGCGATGGTTTTTGCGTGATCGGCCCCGCCATCGTCGCGCGTCGGCATGTTGCCGATGCTGATGCGTTGAACATCGAAATCAGCATCGAAGGAAAGCACACGCTTCATGCAAACACCGCGACGTCGATTCGAAACGTCGCGCGGCTGATCGCCGATGTCACCGATTTCATGACACTCGCGCCAGGCGACGTCCTGACACTCGGCGTGCCGCACGGTGCGCCCGTAGCGCTTCCTGGTGACAAGGTGCGCGTCACAATCGGCGACTGGGCGCCGCTTGATTTTTCGATGACCACCCAAGGAGGCGCGCGATGATGCGAGGCCGTGTTGCATACGCTGGCGCCATTCACGAGGCGTATCCGCACGAACGCGGCGTGCGGTTGGCCGATGGCCGAATTTGTCGCGAAGAAGACGTCGTGTGGCTCGCGCCTATCGAATTCGGCACGATCTTCGCGCTCGGCCTGAACTACGCCGAGCATGCAAAAGAGTTGCAATTCTCGAAGCAGGACGAGCCGCTCGTGTTTCTCAAGGGGCCCGGCGGCGTAATTGGCCATCGCGGTGTAACGCGCCGTCCTGCCGATGTCACGTTCATGCACTACGAGTGCGAGCTTGCCGTTGTGATTGGCCGCCCCGCGAAAGAAGTGAAGCGCGAGGACGCGATGCAGTATGTAGCCGGGTACACGATCGCGAACGACTACGCCATCCGCGACTATCTGGAGAACTACTACCGCCCTAACCTGCGCGTAAAGAACCGCGATGGGGGTACGGTGCTCGGCCCCTGGTTTGTCGACGCAGCGGATATTGCCAACGTAGCGCAGCTCGAATTGCGCACCTACGTAAACGGCAAGCTGCATCAGCAAGGCAGGACCCGTGACCTCGTTACCGACATTCCCGCGCTGATCGAATATCTCAGCAGCTTCATGACGCTTGCGCCGGGCGACATCATCCTGACGGGCACGCCCGATGGCATCGTCAATGTGGATGTCGGCGACGAAGTCATCTGCGAGATTGACGGTCTTGGCCGTCTCGCCAACGTAATTGCATCCGACGCGGATTTCAACCGCGACTGACTCACAAGGACATGCCAATGCGAATCGAACATCTGATCAACGGCAAAAATACGGCTTCGCGCGAGTATTTCGAAACCGTCAATCCCGCCACGCAAGAAGTGCTGGCTGAAGTCGCGAGCGGCACGGCGTCGGACGTCGACGCTGCCGTGCTCGCCGCGAAAGACGCGTTCCCCGCATGGGCCGCGAAGCCCGCCGCCGAGCGTGCGAAACTCGTGCGGAAGCTCGGCGAGCTGATCGCGAAGAACGTCCCCGAACTCTCCGATTCAGAAACGCGCGATACAGGGCAGACCATTTCGCAAACGCGCAAGCAACTGGTGCCGCGCGCCGCCGACAACTTCACGTACTTCGCGGAGATGTGCACGCGCGTCGACGGCCACACCTATCCGACCGACTCGCACCTGAACTACACGCTGTTTTCTCCTGTCGGCGTGTGCGCGTTGATCTCGCCGTGGAATGTGCCGTTCATGACGGCGACGTGGAAAGTCGCGCCGTGCCTGGCGTTCGGCAATACGGCCGTTCTGAAGATGAGCGAGCTTTCGCCGCTGACAGCGTCAATGCTGGGAGATCTCGCGCTCGAAGCCGGGATTCCCGCGGGCGTGCTGAACGTCGTGCACGGGTATGGCAAGGACGCAGGCGAGCCACTAGTCGCGCATCCGGATGTGCGCGCGATTTCCTTCACGGGTTCAACGGCGACGGGCAACCGCATCGTGCAGACGGCTGGTCTGAAGAAGTTTTCGATGGAACTGGGCGGCAAGTCGCCGTTCGTGATCTTCGATGATGCCGACTTCGAGCGTGCGCTCGACGCCGCCGTGTTCATGATCTTCTCGAACAACGGCGAGCGCTGCACGGCAGGCTCGCGCATTCTCGTGCAGAAGTCGATCTACGCGAAGTTCGCGGAGCGCTTTGTCGAGCGCGCAAAAGGGCTGACTGTCGGCGATCCGATGGCAGACAGCACGATCGTCGGTCCTATGATCAGCCAGGCGCATCTGGCGAAAGTGCGCAGCTACATCGAACTCGGTCCGAAGGAAGGCGCGACGCTCGCGTGCGGCGGGCTGGATGCGCCGTCGTCGTTGCCTGAGGCTTTGAAGAAGGGCAACTTCGTCAAGCCCACGGTATTCGTCGACGTAGACAACCGAATGCGTATCGCACAGGAAGAGATCTTCGGTCCTGTTGCGTGTCTGATTCCGTTCGAGGACGAAGCCGAAGCGATCCGCCTCGCCAATGATATTTCATACGGTCTTTCGAGCTACGTGTGGACCGAGAACACGGGCCGTGCGCTGCGCGTGGCGGCTTCCATCGAAGCAGGCATGTGCTTCGTGAACAGCCAGAACGTACGCGATTTGCGCCAGCCGTTTGGCGGCACAAAAGCCTCGGGTGTGGGACGCGAAGGCGGTACGTGGAGCTACGAGGCATTCCTTGAGCCGAAGAACGTGTGCGTATCGCTCGGCTCGCATCACATTCCGCGTTGGGGCGTTTGAGCGTGCGCACAGAGGAGACATCGCAATGGGCAAACTAGCACTGGCCGCAAAAGTAACGCACGTGCCTTCGTTGTATCTGTCGGAACTGGACGGACCACACAAAGGGTGTCGCCAAGCTGCAATCGAGGGTCATCATGAAATCGGAAGACGCTGCCGCGAACTTGGTGTCGACACGATCGTCGTGTTTGATGTGCACTGGCTGGTGAACAGTGAGTATCACATCAACTGCGCGCCGAAATTCGAGGGGATCTATACGAGCAATGAGTTGCCGCACTTCATCAACAATATGGAGTACGCGTATCCAGGCAATGTGCAGCTGGGCAACCTGATAGCAGAAGTCGCGAATCAAATGGGTGTGAAAAGCCGGGCGCACAGCGAGACTTCGCTCGACCTGGAATACGGCACACTCGTTCCGATGCGGTACATGAATTCGGATCAGCACTTCAAAACAGTATCCGTCGCTGGCTGGTGTATGTGGCATGACCTGTCGACGAGCGCGAGGTTCGGTCTCGCGGTGCGCAAGGCGATCGAGGAGCACTACGACGGCACGGTTGCGATTCTCGCAAGTGGCTCGCTCAGTCATCATTTCGCTAACAACGGTACTGCCGAACAGTTCATGCACAAGGTGTGGGACCCGTTTCTCGAACAGACCGACCGGCACGTCGTGTCGCTTTGGGAGAAAGGCGACTGGAAGACGTTCTGCGGCATGCTGCCGCTCTACAACGAGAAGTGCTGGGGCGAAGGCGGCATGCACGACACAGCGATGCTGCTCGGCGCGCTCGGTTGGGACCGTTATGAAGGTAAGGCTGAGGTGATTACGCCATATTTCGGCAGTTCCGGCACCGGGCAGATCAACGCGATTTTGCCCGTGACACCGTTGCCCGCCTGACGGAAGGAGTTCGACGTGCCACATCTCACGCTTGAATACAGCGCCAATCTGGCGAATGAAGAATCGATCGGGGACCTTTGCAGGAAGCTCGCACAATCGCTCGATGCGCAACGAGAGAACGATCAGCGCCTGTATCCACCTGGCGGAATTCGCGTGCGCGCATTGCGCTGCGAGCAGTACTGCATCGCCGATGGCAAAACCGAAGCCGCATTCCTTCACGCGAATCTGAAGATCGGCGCTGGCCGTTCGGAGACGGCGAAGAAAGCGACGGGCGACGCGCTTTTCGAAGTGATCAAACTTCACTTCGCCCAGACCTTCGAAAAACAGGGGCTCGCGCTCTCGCTCGAAATCAACGAGTTCAGCGAAGCGGGCACCTGGAAGCACAACAATCTGCACGTGCGCCTGAAAAGCTGAGCAGCACCAGGGAGACTTCACCATGCTAGACCAAACGACGATTCGCGAGCTTGCCGCGAAGCTCGACCAGGCCGAAAAAACACGAACGCAGTTGCGCCATTTTTCAGCCGCGTATCCCGAGATGACCATCGAGGATGGTTATGCGATCCAGCGCGAATGGGTCAAGATCAAGCTGGCCGAAGGCCGCGTGATCAAAGGCCGCAAGATTGGCCTGACTTCGCGCGCGATGCAGCGTTCGTCACAAATCGACGAACCTGATTACGCACCGCTGCTCGACAGTATGTTTATCGAAAACGGTCAGGACATTCGCGCCGACCGCTTCATTGCGCCGCGCGTCGAAGTGGAACTGGCGTTCATTCTTTCCAAGCCCCTGAAAGGCCCCGGCATCACGCTATTCGATGTGCTGGATGCCACCGCTTACGTGACGCCCGCTGTGGAGATCATCGACGCACGAATCGAGCAGTTCGACCGCGAGACCAAAGCGCCGCGA
This genomic interval from Paraburkholderia sabiae contains the following:
- a CDS encoding sugar ABC transporter substrate-binding protein gives rise to the protein MHLAKRLASTISRATAVIALVATTATSAHAAAANAKVILLGADDVCAYCAAYNTAARQYATEKGIDLKIVTNKFDAAQQAAQVDQAIAQKPAAILLWAIDGTALLPSMHKIQRAGIPLLLTNVLPDQKYNSLWAGYSGVNDEALARAGAHLLVDGFKAKGLGTTGEIIELTGYVGQAQVIARQHGFEDELAKIAPGIKIVGVQPGNWDQGTATTAAAGLFTKFGANIKGVYAQEDAMAAGAIVAAERAGLAPAKMAIVGSGCEPVGVELLKSGKLYGTVLQSPMDEAHYAIDGVVDLLNGKAPDKLRYVPHPAVTGKESVDSVCKSWPKSSS
- a CDS encoding GMC family oxidoreductase, which gives rise to MNNEVFDYIVVGGGAAGCVVAGRLSEDPTKRVLLLEEGPHDRSIFIRAPGGFFKLHGTKRTFTYAGEPEPACGGRTYPFLQGRVLGGGLSINAMVYMRGQKEDFEDWRNMGCSGWGYEDVLPYFRMSESNARYSLPFHGVDGPLTISDADHRHELSNAFVRAAQEAGYRDGRPIPFNPDFNGGMQEGAGFYQSFTYRGERVSTARAYLDRKQKNLAVQTDAMVTRIIVENRRAVGVAVRTRSGEHRVSARNEVILCAGAFMSPKILMLSGIGPAAHLAELGIKVEADLPGVGANYQDHLITPVDAILKEPVSLMGQDRGWNAARNGFQWLMFRTGALASTVVECGGYFDIDGDGRPEINLNALAVSSAGWGDPLPQDVHCFSLAPLCLTCHSKGEVRLRTRDAEQPPRVLGNFFAHEQEMRNQVEGVRLARHIMRAPSLAKYLKSEQLPGAAVSDETKDIEEYIRARSSTGLHAAGTCAMGVTNDAVVDLQLNVRGIEGLRVADASVMPKVVRGNTAAATIMIAERAADFIRRSGSGKIEKLQSVASVATAI
- the hpaR gene encoding homoprotocatechuate degradation operon regulator HpaR produces the protein MLLLRAREKMMERFRPLISAYGLTEQQWRVIRALDECGPLEPRQISDLCTISSPSMAGVLARMEAQDLVVKERFADDQRRILVSLTEKSTQLVLTLSADLEAEYRVLERDVGAPVVDRLYKAIDELLVGLDRE
- a CDS encoding ABC transporter permease yields the protein MKMVISSTPNASKTNQSQFRIWLRNEFSPNRVQATTVRLLCLIVFAGAGMVVPHFASTANLSSIVYSTAAIGTAAIGLAAVTLCGELFLLSTGATAAFAAIVFVSALGFGSVAACVAAVAVGLTIGFLQGLAVGLLRCNPIIASIAAASVITGVASLLTGGRTIIGEGDVSWLGLGVLFPGLPHQGLLLVVAALVLEIVMQRTRFGRELRLVGINRVAARIAGLRTRLTALVSCTLAGGTAAMAGVLVASQSGTANLLIGTDLTFSAIAAVLVGGIGIAGGRGRISDAAFGALFLAIIGNLLLVNNLPYEAQLAVKGAAVLISVAIGSVLSGKRR
- a CDS encoding ABC transporter permease gives rise to the protein MNILIQRAPWRLFLPIALLLIFSISNRDFVSLGNVYALLQSFALLGLVTLGLSLTMVAGEFDLSVGSISAVAGLVLVKCGESHPILGIAAALAAGIAIGLANGGLTRTLRVSSLVTTLGSMILLNGVAVWLEGGQVLAYNNFEEADLLDSAIAGILSTRSLITLGVFTLTGGMLAFTRVGRDIRAAGSNRRAAEMAGANVSLALYVAFALSGALAALTGALTSISLSTASSRFGTDLVLQAATAAIVGGVTLSGGVGSPTGIALGALTFAILNNGLSLLGVPSATILLLNGGLLFIVLVSNGRQIFPRLALRH
- a CDS encoding nuclear transport factor 2 family protein, which codes for MARYINADDRALILDALAKYCWGYDEGDFDMLADAFTEDATTGGTVTHTDIGWGPVVGRAEIVAVLSGIRRSQTDQRRHIISTGRFEEQTPTTAKLSIYIVVLASKDGETRVATAGRYLIEAVKETDGEWRIRRLDAILDSAF
- a CDS encoding sugar ABC transporter ATP-binding protein, translating into MTDSILVAHDLSKRYGGVQALRSVGFELRRQEIHGLCGENGAGKSTIVKILGGFVKPDTGTVTVDGVSIALGERVDPRLISIVHQELSIVPHLSVSENVMLGAPEVGAIYLRSRFDAIVRKHLDAVGLSHIDPSKPASTLSLAERQLVEIARGVARGAKVLLLDEPTATLSDAEISRVFSVLRTLRDAGTSLVIISHRLDEIFALTDRVTVFRSGQHVWTRRTDELTNDELVRAMIGRDLVRGDHATSRVPRDSGTLRIRTRNHALAARFKAFDLAFAPGEIVAVVGQLGSGADAFIETLAGLHPAYTGHIELDGKAVLLHSIEAAHAEGIAYVPEDRAGKGVFLDAPIGINLTSHILPQVSTRGWISSPVEHDRASSLAGEFQIDPSRLPHDVSTLSGGNQQKVAIAKAVSTKPRLLLLNEPTRGVDIGARAEIYTRIRKLTEGGMTVIFYSTDLEEIMEVAERIVTVYRGSIVRFWERETATNDDILHDILHGSGILEAV